A region of Streptomyces halobius DNA encodes the following proteins:
- a CDS encoding plasmid stabilization protein, giving the protein MPAGSNKKRERQYEHVKASAQDRGESTKRAKEIASRTVQKERARSDESRTSSRVSTQDPKSAPQRGGERSHRGAQGPTKDQLYEEARKRNIHGRSDMSKEQLRNALGK; this is encoded by the coding sequence ATGCCCGCAGGATCGAACAAGAAGCGTGAGCGTCAGTACGAGCACGTCAAGGCAAGCGCCCAGGATCGGGGCGAGTCGACGAAGCGGGCGAAGGAGATCGCTTCCCGGACCGTGCAGAAGGAGCGCGCCCGCTCCGATGAGTCGAGGACGTCGAGCAGGGTCTCCACCCAGGACCCGAAGTCCGCCCCGCAACGCGGCGGCGAACGATCCCACAGAGGTGCCCAGGGACCGACCAAGGACCAGCTGTACGAGGAAGCCAGAAAACGCAATATCCACGGCCGCTCCGACATGAGCAAGGAGCAGCTCCGCAACGCCCTCGGCAAGTGA
- a CDS encoding isocitrate lyase/PEP mutase family protein gives MKYAHQLREAITQEDTTPLIGVFDMFSASVAAQHYDGMFVSGFGFAASHYGLPDIGFIAWPDILAFVQRLRLAFPHQHLLVDIDDGYVDPETACHVVQNLEAIGASGVILEDQQRPRRCGHVDGKQVLPLDAYLEKLDMVLASRRDLVVVARTDATEEDEILRRAKALAATDADVILVDGVRSVEWIQKIRTVIGDKPLLFNQIAGGKSPRLSLSELSELGVNVAIYSTPCLFAAQTAIDQALGDLKKTDGRLPEFTTESVGVAESLALLEKNISRHHKPADTPVELSVG, from the coding sequence ATGAAGTACGCGCACCAACTACGCGAAGCGATTACCCAAGAGGACACCACTCCGTTGATCGGTGTTTTCGATATGTTCTCCGCGTCGGTGGCGGCCCAGCACTACGACGGCATGTTCGTCTCCGGCTTCGGCTTCGCCGCCTCGCACTACGGCCTGCCGGACATCGGATTCATCGCCTGGCCCGACATCCTCGCCTTTGTCCAGCGGCTGCGGCTGGCCTTCCCCCACCAGCACCTGCTCGTCGACATCGACGACGGCTACGTCGACCCCGAGACCGCCTGCCATGTCGTCCAGAACCTGGAGGCGATCGGCGCATCGGGGGTCATCCTGGAGGATCAGCAAAGGCCCAGGCGCTGCGGCCATGTCGACGGCAAGCAGGTACTGCCGCTGGACGCGTATCTGGAGAAGCTCGACATGGTCCTGGCCTCGCGCCGCGACCTGGTGGTCGTCGCACGGACCGACGCCACCGAGGAGGACGAGATACTGCGCCGCGCCAAGGCGCTGGCCGCCACGGACGCGGACGTCATCCTGGTCGACGGGGTCCGCAGTGTGGAGTGGATACAGAAGATCCGTACGGTCATCGGCGACAAACCACTGCTGTTCAACCAGATCGCGGGAGGCAAGTCGCCGCGGCTGTCGCTGTCCGAGCTGAGTGAACTCGGTGTGAACGTGGCGATCTACAGCACACCGTGCCTGTTCGCCGCCCAGACCGCGATCGACCAGGCACTGGGCGACCTGAAGAAGACCGACGGCCGGCTTCCGGAGTTCACCACGGAGAGCGTCGGAGTGGCCGAGTCCCTGGCCCTGCTGGAGAAGAACATCAGCAGACACCACAAACCGGCGGACACCCCCGTGGAACTGTCCGTCGGGTGA
- a CDS encoding LuxR C-terminal-related transcriptional regulator, whose amino-acid sequence MKIRVVIACRNCLLREGVRSLLELAGDIEVIGDSDGRTPAIGHIGAAEPDLVIADLPTLDASTAGDTTLLMARFDRPPHLLVLVPVGTTDGIRRALESGAAGFLLTDMCSEQLVAGVRAAAAGFVVIPPKIMDAAMDRAVARPPINVSVPQVRLSALTESERKVLAALGRGLTNQQISVSLNLSPATVKTYVSRILVNLGLSNRTQAALLASRVDFGQLT is encoded by the coding sequence ATGAAGATTCGTGTTGTCATCGCATGCAGGAATTGCCTCCTTCGGGAAGGGGTCCGCTCCCTGCTTGAGCTGGCGGGAGATATCGAGGTGATCGGCGACAGCGATGGCAGAACTCCGGCCATCGGTCACATCGGGGCGGCCGAACCCGACCTCGTCATAGCGGACTTGCCCACGCTCGATGCGAGCACCGCCGGTGACACCACACTTCTGATGGCGCGCTTCGATCGCCCGCCACACCTTCTGGTGCTGGTGCCCGTCGGCACCACCGACGGCATACGGCGGGCGCTGGAGTCCGGCGCCGCGGGTTTCCTGCTCACCGATATGTGTTCGGAACAGCTTGTCGCCGGTGTACGGGCCGCCGCCGCGGGCTTCGTGGTCATCCCACCGAAGATCATGGACGCGGCCATGGACCGCGCCGTCGCCCGCCCGCCCATCAACGTCAGCGTGCCTCAAGTTCGGCTCAGCGCCCTCACGGAGAGCGAACGCAAAGTGCTCGCCGCCCTCGGCAGGGGGCTTACCAATCAGCAGATCTCGGTATCCCTGAACCTGTCCCCGGCAACCGTCAAGACGTATGTGTCGAGAATCCTCGTGAACCTCGGCCTCAGCAACAGGACACAGGCGGCGCTCCTCGCCAGCAGAGTTGACTTTGGTCAACTCACCTGA
- a CDS encoding ligand-gated ion channel — MMPTAGGGRATSDIGRRVWRLHAALRVAAVAVVAWLWVSAVGSALAAPASERPHALQTPPMSPERPRMAETSQAHRWVTCKVGAYVTAVHDINPVAGSFRADLWVWSLCPDKRQDPLKLMEFTNANEVKKSLDTSAPMGGVQWGNTKVTGSFRVDWDTRSFPFDRHRLVIAMEPVDDISESRYVPDTENSTYAPDAIPGEWRATSFRLAKSRHTYPTTFGDPTREPRQGSTYDRLEVRIDVARAEYTSFVKLTGPVYVAATITLVIFIPALDSVEVMLGRLGLLGAVVFAIVLNMQQSSATIGSETALTLTDEVHILSLVFTIIMIGINVTLWRASSHGDGPPDHERRWVLITVVTYVLSNLVLISLAAIAG; from the coding sequence ATGATGCCCACTGCGGGAGGCGGACGGGCGACGTCCGATATCGGCCGCCGGGTGTGGCGGCTCCATGCGGCACTTCGGGTGGCAGCGGTGGCTGTGGTGGCTTGGCTATGGGTGAGCGCTGTTGGTTCCGCTCTCGCCGCCCCGGCATCGGAACGGCCGCACGCCCTTCAGACGCCGCCGATGTCTCCCGAGCGGCCGCGTATGGCTGAGACGTCCCAGGCGCATCGCTGGGTCACCTGCAAAGTGGGGGCCTATGTGACGGCCGTGCACGACATCAACCCCGTGGCCGGCTCCTTTCGCGCGGACCTGTGGGTGTGGAGTCTCTGTCCCGATAAACGGCAGGACCCCCTGAAACTCATGGAGTTCACCAATGCCAATGAGGTCAAGAAGAGCCTGGATACATCCGCCCCGATGGGCGGCGTCCAGTGGGGGAATACGAAGGTCACCGGGAGTTTTCGGGTCGATTGGGATACCCGGTCCTTCCCTTTCGACCGGCATCGTCTGGTGATCGCCATGGAACCGGTCGATGACATATCCGAGTCCAGGTATGTGCCGGACACCGAGAACAGCACCTACGCACCCGATGCGATCCCCGGCGAATGGAGGGCCACCTCCTTTCGTCTTGCCAAGAGCCGTCATACGTATCCCACGACGTTCGGTGACCCCACCCGCGAGCCGCGGCAGGGCAGTACGTACGACCGGCTGGAAGTGCGGATCGACGTTGCCCGGGCCGAGTACACCAGCTTCGTCAAGCTGACCGGCCCGGTTTATGTGGCTGCGACGATCACCCTGGTGATCTTCATTCCGGCACTGGACAGTGTCGAGGTCATGCTGGGGCGGCTGGGACTGCTCGGAGCGGTGGTGTTCGCCATCGTTCTCAATATGCAGCAGTCGTCGGCGACGATCGGTTCCGAGACCGCTCTGACCCTCACCGACGAAGTCCATATCCTGAGCCTGGTCTTCACCATCATCATGATCGGAATCAATGTCACGCTCTGGCGGGCGTCCAGCCACGGCGACGGCCCTCCGGACCACGAACGCCGCTGGGTGCTGATCACGGTAGTGACATACGTCCTGAGCAACCTCGTCCTGATTTCCCTGGCAGCGATCGCGGGGTGA
- a CDS encoding amidinotransferase: MSPPSATTADAAGPLVSPVNSHNEWDPLEEIIVGRLDGATIPSGHPVVACNIPPWTARLHRLAAGFTYPRTLIEPAQQELDQFISLLQSLGITVTRPDAVHHRRRFGTPDWSSRGFCNTCPRDSMLVIGDEIIETPMAWPCRYFETHSYRALLKDYFRRGARWTAAPKPQLTDALFETDFRLPKAGEPMRYILTEFEPVFDAADFVRAGRDLFVIRSNVTNRMGIDWLRRHLGPGYRIHEIESRCRTPMHIDTTFLPLSPGKVLVNPEHIDIDRLPDVLSSWDILIAPEPNPIDERLLKVTSMCGKWLSMNILMIDEKRVIAERHHTTMLRALEKWGFEPIPCNLLHYAPFGGSFHCATLDIRRRGTLESYFD; this comes from the coding sequence ATGTCGCCGCCCTCGGCCACGACCGCCGACGCGGCGGGCCCTCTCGTTTCGCCGGTGAATTCACACAACGAGTGGGACCCGCTGGAGGAAATCATCGTCGGGCGTCTCGACGGCGCGACGATCCCCTCCGGCCATCCGGTCGTGGCCTGCAACATCCCACCATGGACGGCGCGGCTGCACCGGCTCGCCGCCGGCTTCACATATCCGCGCACGCTGATCGAGCCGGCGCAGCAAGAGCTCGATCAGTTCATTTCCCTCCTGCAGTCCCTCGGCATCACGGTCACCCGCCCGGACGCGGTCCACCACAGACGACGCTTCGGCACCCCCGACTGGTCGTCACGCGGTTTTTGCAACACCTGTCCGCGGGACAGCATGCTCGTGATCGGCGACGAGATCATCGAGACCCCGATGGCATGGCCGTGCCGATATTTCGAGACCCACTCCTATCGCGCGCTCCTCAAGGACTACTTCCGGCGCGGCGCGCGCTGGACCGCGGCGCCGAAGCCGCAGCTCACCGACGCACTGTTCGAGACGGATTTCCGCCTCCCCAAAGCCGGCGAGCCCATGCGCTACATCCTCACCGAGTTCGAGCCGGTGTTCGATGCGGCGGATTTCGTGCGCGCGGGACGCGACCTGTTCGTGATCCGAAGCAACGTCACCAACCGTATGGGCATCGACTGGTTGCGCCGCCATCTCGGACCCGGCTACCGCATCCACGAAATCGAGAGCCGCTGCCGTACGCCCATGCACATCGACACGACATTCCTCCCGCTCTCGCCCGGCAAGGTGCTGGTCAATCCTGAGCACATCGACATCGACCGCCTGCCCGACGTCCTGAGCTCGTGGGACATCCTGATCGCCCCCGAGCCCAACCCGATCGACGAGCGCCTGCTCAAAGTCACCTCGATGTGCGGCAAGTGGCTCAGCATGAACATTCTCATGATCGACGAAAAACGGGTGATCGCGGAGCGGCACCACACCACCATGCTGCGCGCACTCGAAAAATGGGGGTTCGAGCCGATCCCCTGCAACCTGCTGCACTACGCGCCGTTCGGCGGCTCCTTCCACTGCGCGACGCTCGATATCCGGCGTCGGGGCACGCTCGAATCCTATTTCGACTGA
- a CDS encoding macrolide family glycosyltransferase, protein MGGAQGDRARQGVLREVHQLARGERDHTAPDPFAGRPRRSIVLIPKALQPHADRVDETVHSFVGACQGDRAAQGEWERPADAERVLLVSLGSAFTKQPGFYRECVKAFGDLPGWHVVLQVGKHVSADELGELPGNVEVHHWAPQLAILKQADAFITHAGAGGSQEGLATATPMVAVPQAADQFGNADMLQGLGVARHLPAEQADADTLRTAVLALVDDPEVARRLAAIRQEMAGEGGTRRAADLIEAELSAG, encoded by the coding sequence GTGGGCGGAGCCCAGGGCGACCGAGCGCGGCAGGGCGTACTACGAGAAGTTCACCAACTGGCTCGCGGAGAACGGGATCACACGGCACCCGACCCGTTCGCCGGCCGTCCCCGGCGCTCGATCGTGCTCATCCCCAAGGCACTGCAGCCGCATGCCGACCGGGTCGACGAGACGGTCCACTCCTTCGTCGGCGCCTGCCAGGGCGACCGCGCGGCGCAGGGCGAGTGGGAACGACCCGCGGACGCCGAGCGCGTGCTGCTCGTCTCGCTGGGCTCGGCCTTCACCAAGCAGCCCGGTTTCTACCGCGAGTGCGTCAAGGCGTTCGGCGACCTGCCGGGCTGGCATGTCGTACTCCAGGTGGGCAAGCATGTCAGCGCCGACGAGCTCGGGGAGCTCCCCGGGAACGTCGAAGTCCACCACTGGGCACCGCAGTTGGCGATCCTGAAACAGGCCGACGCGTTCATCACGCACGCCGGCGCGGGCGGCAGCCAGGAGGGCCTGGCCACCGCCACGCCCATGGTGGCCGTCCCGCAGGCCGCCGACCAGTTCGGCAACGCCGACATGCTCCAGGGGCTCGGCGTGGCCCGCCACCTCCCGGCGGAGCAGGCGGACGCCGACACGCTCCGCACGGCGGTGCTCGCGCTCGTCGACGACCCGGAGGTGGCGCGCCGCCTCGCGGCCATCCGGCAGGAGATGGCCGGCGAGGGCGGCACCCGGCGGGCGGCCGACCTCATCGAGGCCGAACTGTCCGCCGGGTAA
- a CDS encoding 3-hydroxybutyryl-CoA dehydrogenase translates to MTLGIERVGVVGGGRMGAGIAEVCARAGLDTLVCEVDATAARRARERVAASLERAVDRGKTDRPTAEHALARLVFTGSLDDLADRHLVVEAAVENPDVKTEIFTALDKIVEEPGAVLATNTSSIPVMRLGMATGRADRVLGLHFFNPVPVMPLVEIVTSLHTSAETASAVEEFAAATLGKTAIRSQDRAGFVVNSLLIPYLLAAVRMAESGFATAADVDAGMELGCAHPMGPLKLADLIGLDTVASIARSLYEEFKEPLYAPPPLLQRMVEAGLLGRKTGRGFHTYDRG, encoded by the coding sequence ATGACCCTCGGCATCGAACGCGTGGGCGTCGTCGGCGGCGGCCGGATGGGCGCCGGTATCGCCGAGGTCTGCGCCCGCGCCGGACTCGACACCCTCGTCTGCGAGGTCGACGCCACCGCCGCGCGGCGGGCCCGCGAGCGGGTCGCCGCTTCCCTGGAACGCGCTGTCGACCGCGGCAAGACCGACCGGCCGACCGCCGAGCACGCCCTGGCCCGGCTGGTCTTCACCGGCAGCCTCGACGATCTCGCCGACCGGCACCTGGTCGTCGAAGCAGCCGTGGAGAACCCGGATGTCAAGACGGAGATCTTCACCGCGCTCGACAAGATCGTCGAGGAGCCCGGGGCCGTCCTGGCGACCAACACCTCCTCGATCCCCGTCATGCGCCTGGGCATGGCCACCGGCCGGGCCGATCGTGTCCTGGGCCTGCACTTCTTCAATCCGGTACCGGTGATGCCGCTGGTGGAGATCGTCACCTCCCTGCACACCTCCGCCGAAACCGCCTCCGCCGTCGAGGAGTTCGCCGCCGCGACCCTCGGCAAGACCGCGATCCGCTCCCAGGACCGGGCCGGGTTCGTCGTCAACTCCCTGCTCATCCCCTATCTCCTGGCGGCGGTCCGGATGGCGGAGTCCGGCTTCGCCACCGCGGCCGATGTCGACGCCGGCATGGAGCTCGGCTGCGCCCACCCCATGGGACCGCTCAAGCTCGCCGATCTGATCGGCCTGGACACCGTCGCCTCCATCGCGCGGTCGCTGTACGAGGAGTTCAAGGAGCCGCTGTACGCCCCGCCGCCGCTGCTGCAACGGATGGTCGAGGCGGGGCTGCTCGGCCGGAAGACCGGCCGGGGGTTCCACACCTACGACCGGGGTTGA
- the aceB gene encoding malate synthase A — translation MPTHTLTHRVQVLAGAPRDRHQEILTPEALEFVGRLVAAFADRRRDLLTERRRQAARLATGSPLDFSIATSAVRTDPDWRVAPPAPGLTDRRVEITGPPERRMTVSALNSGATVWMADFADATSPTWDNIVDGQLNLLDAVERRIDFTTPEGTRYRLGERLATIVVRPRGWHLTEEHLHIDGRPVPASLVDFGLYFFHCAKRQIDAGYGPYFSLPKLENRYEARLWNDVFVLAQELLGIPRGTIRATVLIETITAAFEMEEILYELREHSSGLHAGRWDHLFSLIKTFGHRTDFLLPDRTKVTMTAPFLRACTELLVRTCHKRGAHAIGGMAAHIPSRDAAADEATTARVRLDKEREAEDGFDGSGVAHPELVPLCREVFGGVLGDRPHQVDRTRDEVAVTAADLLSVRRISGPPTPDGVRTNVAVALRYFDAWLRGSGAVALYGLMEDAATAEVARCQIWQWLRHRVIDRETVRRLLDEETAALAEQDPAALADEARGILERTALGRGLPAFFTTDAYARHLVRHGTERS, via the coding sequence ATGCCCACCCACACACTGACGCACCGAGTGCAGGTCCTCGCGGGAGCACCACGGGACCGCCACCAGGAGATCCTCACGCCGGAGGCCCTGGAATTCGTCGGCCGTCTCGTCGCCGCCTTCGCGGACCGCCGCCGGGATCTCCTCACGGAGCGCAGGCGTCAGGCGGCCCGGCTGGCCACCGGCTCCCCGCTGGACTTCTCCATCGCCACCTCCGCCGTCCGCACCGACCCCGACTGGCGGGTCGCACCGCCCGCGCCGGGGCTGACCGACCGCCGCGTGGAGATCACCGGGCCGCCCGAGCGGCGGATGACCGTCAGCGCCCTCAACTCCGGCGCCACGGTCTGGATGGCCGACTTCGCGGACGCCACCTCGCCCACCTGGGACAACATCGTCGACGGTCAGCTCAACCTGCTCGACGCCGTAGAGCGCCGGATCGACTTCACCACGCCGGAGGGAACGCGGTACCGACTCGGTGAGCGGCTCGCGACCATCGTCGTCCGCCCCCGCGGCTGGCACCTCACCGAGGAGCACCTGCACATCGACGGCCGACCGGTCCCGGCCTCCCTGGTCGACTTCGGCCTGTACTTCTTCCACTGCGCCAAGCGGCAGATCGACGCCGGGTACGGCCCGTACTTCTCGCTGCCCAAGCTGGAGAACCGGTACGAGGCGCGCTTGTGGAACGACGTCTTCGTCCTCGCCCAGGAACTCCTCGGCATCCCCCGTGGCACCATCCGCGCCACCGTCCTCATCGAGACGATCACCGCCGCCTTCGAGATGGAGGAGATCCTCTACGAACTCCGCGAGCACAGCTCCGGTCTCCACGCGGGCCGCTGGGACCACCTCTTCAGCCTGATCAAGACCTTCGGGCACCGGACCGACTTCCTCCTGCCGGACCGCACCAAGGTCACCATGACCGCCCCCTTCCTGCGCGCCTGCACCGAACTGCTGGTACGCACCTGCCACAAGCGCGGTGCCCACGCCATCGGCGGCATGGCCGCGCACATCCCCAGCCGGGACGCGGCGGCCGACGAGGCGACCACGGCAAGGGTCCGGCTGGACAAGGAACGCGAGGCCGAAGACGGCTTCGACGGCTCCGGGGTCGCCCACCCCGAACTCGTCCCCCTCTGCCGGGAGGTCTTCGGCGGTGTCCTCGGCGACCGCCCCCACCAGGTCGACCGCACCCGTGACGAGGTGGCGGTGACCGCCGCCGATCTGCTGTCCGTACGCCGTATCAGCGGCCCGCCCACGCCGGACGGCGTCCGCACCAACGTCGCGGTCGCGCTGCGCTACTTCGACGCCTGGCTGCGCGGCAGCGGGGCGGTCGCCCTGTACGGGCTGATGGAGGACGCCGCCACCGCCGAGGTCGCCCGCTGCCAGATCTGGCAGTGGCTGCGGCACCGCGTCATCGACCGCGAGACGGTGCGGCGGCTGCTCGACGAGGAGACGGCCGCCCTGGCCGAGCAGGACCCGGCGGCGCTCGCGGACGAGGCCCGCGGCATCCTCGAACGCACCGCACTCGGCCGGGGCTTGCCCGCCTTCTTCACCACCGACGCCTATGCCCGCCACCTCGTGCGGCACGGAACGGAGCGGTCATGA